The region TTTTAAAGGGGCACTTCCTTATAGTTTCCAAGGAACATATAAATAGTTTCGGTAATGGCAGTAGGGAAGTGTTTCTGTCACTGCAAAAGGCCATGGAAATTTTAGTAGAAAAAGTTTACTGCCAGGAGCAGGTTTTGTTTTTTGAACATGGTGCGGTGATAAGCCATACAGCAGGAGGTTGTATTGACCATGCACATTTACATGCAATTCCCTTAGAAAAATCTATTGATGTAGATGCATATATAGACAAACACAAGCTCTTAGACACGCCGAAATTAAAAATGACCTATAAAACTATGCATGGATTTGCGAAAGAAAGAAAGTCATACATAGCGTATGGGTATAGTAAGAACGACATTTGGATACGTAATGCAGACTGGCTGCCAACTCAGTTTTTCC is a window of Enterocloster clostridioformis DNA encoding:
- a CDS encoding HIT family protein, whose translation is MNKKIGLNGTNWTVYEDENVFITPDISPVLKGHFLIVSKEHINSFGNGSREVFLSLQKAMEILVEKVYCQEQVLFFEHGAVISHTAGGCIDHAHLHAIPLEKSIDVDAYIDKHKLLDTPKLKMTYKTMHGFAKERKSYIAYGYSKNDIWIRNADWLPTQFFRLLISNYYPGEYNWRIACKSEYSKELFRETMELAAPLLIYRKEREDNA